The following coding sequences lie in one Arabidopsis thaliana chromosome 3, partial sequence genomic window:
- a CDS encoding threonyl and alanyl tRNA synthetase second additional domain-containing protein: MDFPPTKLDYHVDMFNLQSHSRFLSLFKAQDGRIALILESTVFHPQGGGQPSDTGLIVFSGSDLKFSVQDVRSKDGIVLHYGVFEGSNPESGIDSEKGKEVYLTVDESRRKLNSSFVICWWNSSEFRYRLLKIVLIVMHGMVGTKFQTLHSAGHLLDMCMQKVGLGHLEPGKGYHFPDGPFVEYKGSVPQEEFQVKQKELEAEANELISKGGKVYAAILPYEEASVLCGGSLPDYISKLRSTIGCL; this comes from the exons ATGGATTTTCCTCCGACGAAGCTTGATTATCATGTAGACATGTTCAATCTTCAGTCTCATTCCAGATTTCTCTCCTTATTTAAG GCGCAAGATGGACGCATAGCTCTAATACTAGAATCAACGGTGTTTCATCCACAAGGTGGTGGCCAGCCGTCAGACACcggtttaattgttttctccGGTTCGGATTTGAAATTTTCCGTTCAAGATGTTCGATCGAAAGACGGAATT GTTCTCCATTACGGAGTTTTCGAAGGTTCGAATCCTGAAAGTGGAATTGATAGtgagaaagggaaagaagtTTACTTAACTGTTGATGAATCAAGGCGTAAACTCAATTCCAG TTTTGTAATCTGCTGGTGGAATTCTTCAGAATTCAGATATAGGCTGTTGAAGATTGTTCTCATTGTTATGCATGGCATGGTTGGAACAAAATTTCAGAC GTTGCACTCAGCTGGACACTTGCTAGATATGTGTATGCAGAAAGTTGGGTTAGGACATTTGGAGCCTGGAAAAGGGTACCATTTTCCTGACGG TCCTTTTGTGGAATACAAAGGAAGCGTCCCACAGGAGGAGTTTCAGGTGAAGCAGAAAGAGTTGGAGGCAGAAGCTAACGAACTGATATCCAAAGGAGGAAAG GTTTATGCTGCTATATTGCCCTATGAAGAGGCATCTGTGCTCTGTGGTGGCAGTCTTCCTGATTATATTTCCAAG TTACGTTCCACCATAGGATGTCTCTGA
- a CDS encoding threonyl and alanyl tRNA synthetase second additional domain-containing protein, whose amino-acid sequence MDFPPTKLDYHVDMFNLQSHSRFLSLFKAQDGRIALILESTVFHPQGGGQPSDTGLIVFSGSDLKFSVQDVRSKDGIVLHYGVFEGSNPESGIDSEKGKEVYLTVDESRRKLNSSFVICWWNSSEFRYRLLKIVLIVMHGMVGTKFQTLHSAGHLLDMCMQKVGLGHLEPGKGYHFPDGPFVEYKGSVPQEEFQVKQKELEAEANELISKGGKVYAAILPYEEASVLCGGSLPDYISKGSTPRIIKLGDSPGCPCGGTHVSNLSDIISMKITQMRTKKGMTKVFYTIAS is encoded by the exons ATGGATTTTCCTCCGACGAAGCTTGATTATCATGTAGACATGTTCAATCTTCAGTCTCATTCCAGATTTCTCTCCTTATTTAAG GCGCAAGATGGACGCATAGCTCTAATACTAGAATCAACGGTGTTTCATCCACAAGGTGGTGGCCAGCCGTCAGACACcggtttaattgttttctccGGTTCGGATTTGAAATTTTCCGTTCAAGATGTTCGATCGAAAGACGGAATT GTTCTCCATTACGGAGTTTTCGAAGGTTCGAATCCTGAAAGTGGAATTGATAGtgagaaagggaaagaagtTTACTTAACTGTTGATGAATCAAGGCGTAAACTCAATTCCAG TTTTGTAATCTGCTGGTGGAATTCTTCAGAATTCAGATATAGGCTGTTGAAGATTGTTCTCATTGTTATGCATGGCATGGTTGGAACAAAATTTCAGAC GTTGCACTCAGCTGGACACTTGCTAGATATGTGTATGCAGAAAGTTGGGTTAGGACATTTGGAGCCTGGAAAAGGGTACCATTTTCCTGACGG TCCTTTTGTGGAATACAAAGGAAGCGTCCCACAGGAGGAGTTTCAGGTGAAGCAGAAAGAGTTGGAGGCAGAAGCTAACGAACTGATATCCAAAGGAGGAAAG GTTTATGCTGCTATATTGCCCTATGAAGAGGCATCTGTGCTCTGTGGTGGCAGTCTTCCTGATTATATTTCCAAG GGCAGCACTCCCCGGATCATAAAATTAGGTGACAGCCCCGGGTGTCCATGTGGTGGAACCCATGTCTCCAATTTATCCGATATCATAAGCATGAAG ATCACACAGATGAGAACAAAGAAAGGAATGACGAAAGTTTTCTACACCATTGCATCTTGA
- a CDS encoding threonyl and alanyl tRNA synthetase second additional domain-containing protein (alanine-tRNA ligases;nucleic acid binding;ligases, forming aminoacyl-tRNA and related compounds;nucleotide binding;ATP binding; FUNCTIONS IN: ligase activity, forming aminoacyl-tRNA and related compounds, alanine-tRNA ligase activity, nucleotide binding, ATP binding, nucleic acid binding; INVOLVED IN: alanyl-tRNA aminoacylation, tRNA aminoacylation, translation; LOCATED IN: cytoplasm; CONTAINS InterPro DOMAIN/s: Threonyl/alanyl tRNA synthetase, SAD (InterPro:IPR012947), Alanyl-tRNA synthetase, class IIc, N-terminal (InterPro:IPR018164), Threonyl/alanyl tRNA synthetase, class II-like, putative editing domain (InterPro:IPR018163), Alanyl-tRNA synthetase, class IIc, core domain (InterPro:IPR018165); BEST Arabidopsis thaliana protein match is: Alanyl-tRNA synthetase (TAIR:AT1G50200.1); Has 8903 Blast hits to 8903 proteins in 2729 species: Archae - 421; Bacteria - 5979; Metazoa - 328; Fungi - 222; Plants - 105; Viruses - 0; Other Eukaryotes - 1848 (source: NCBI BLink).) gives MDFPPTKLDYHVDMFNLQSHSRFLSLFKAQDGRIALILESTVFHPQGGGQPSDTGLIVFSGSDLKFSVQDVRSKDGIVLHYGVFEGSNPESGIDSEKGKEVYLTVDESRRKLNSRLHSAGHLLDMCMQKVGLGHLEPGKGYHFPDGPFVEYKGSVPQEEFQVKQKELEAEANELISKGGKVYAAILPYEEASVLCGGSLPDYISKGSTPRIIKLGDSPGCPCGGTHVSNLSDIISMKITQMRTKKGMTKVFYTIAS, from the exons ATGGATTTTCCTCCGACGAAGCTTGATTATCATGTAGACATGTTCAATCTTCAGTCTCATTCCAGATTTCTCTCCTTATTTAAG GCGCAAGATGGACGCATAGCTCTAATACTAGAATCAACGGTGTTTCATCCACAAGGTGGTGGCCAGCCGTCAGACACcggtttaattgttttctccGGTTCGGATTTGAAATTTTCCGTTCAAGATGTTCGATCGAAAGACGGAATT GTTCTCCATTACGGAGTTTTCGAAGGTTCGAATCCTGAAAGTGGAATTGATAGtgagaaagggaaagaagtTTACTTAACTGTTGATGAATCAAGGCGTAAACTCAATTCCAG GTTGCACTCAGCTGGACACTTGCTAGATATGTGTATGCAGAAAGTTGGGTTAGGACATTTGGAGCCTGGAAAAGGGTACCATTTTCCTGACGG TCCTTTTGTGGAATACAAAGGAAGCGTCCCACAGGAGGAGTTTCAGGTGAAGCAGAAAGAGTTGGAGGCAGAAGCTAACGAACTGATATCCAAAGGAGGAAAG GTTTATGCTGCTATATTGCCCTATGAAGAGGCATCTGTGCTCTGTGGTGGCAGTCTTCCTGATTATATTTCCAAG GGCAGCACTCCCCGGATCATAAAATTAGGTGACAGCCCCGGGTGTCCATGTGGTGGAACCCATGTCTCCAATTTATCCGATATCATAAGCATGAAG ATCACACAGATGAGAACAAAGAAAGGAATGACGAAAGTTTTCTACACCATTGCATCTTGA
- a CDS encoding F-box family protein (F-box family protein; CONTAINS InterPro DOMAIN/s: F-box domain, cyclin-like (InterPro:IPR001810), F-box domain, Skp2-like (InterPro:IPR022364), F-box associated domain, type 1 (InterPro:IPR006527), F-box associated interaction domain (InterPro:IPR017451); BEST Arabidopsis thaliana protein match is: F-box and associated interaction domains-containing protein (TAIR:AT3G51171.1); Has 926 Blast hits to 908 proteins in 22 species: Archae - 0; Bacteria - 0; Metazoa - 0; Fungi - 0; Plants - 926; Viruses - 0; Other Eukaryotes - 0 (source: NCBI BLink).), with protein MVLLPWELEEDILSRLPPRSLVQFRSVCKRWNALFDVKSFNKDQFARARPQFIFITDSKIYSIEIIGLDGVDPTIKLHVLDSSGIPYREWKFAYLTITACDGRWIKWIEYENKGFNVCGVGYDNTRPEKVYKILEYLECRREESSNACYQRVAIYECASHAFKFIDTSNKVWFISDVQRYSVCLNGNLYWLSFDDFRILCFDFSREIVKPFCLLPCRKFDKCDLLALQVFKGDRLSLLNQCCKTRTIEIWVTKKKIDSSNNNGSDEVVWISLLTLPPNNLPNLFIVCYGISYFIYDKTTLIIYCEDENTSAACIYIIRGDLFKKFEIDSSAFFCYHCVYAPNFIPLPLM; from the exons ATGGTTCTGCTTCCATGGGAGCTGGAGGAAGATATACTGTCTCGGCTTCCACCTCGATCTCTTGTTCAATTCAGATCGGTTTGCAAACGATGGAATGCTCTTTTTGATGTTAAAAGTTTCAACAAGGACCAGTTCGCTCGTGCTCGTCCTCAGTTCATCTTCATTACCGATTCCAAGATTTATTCGATAGAGATCATCGGTCTCGACGGCGTTGATCCAACGATTAAGTTACATGTGCTAGACTCCTCTGGTATCCCTTACCGTGAATGGAAATTTGCTTACTTAACCATCACTGCTTGCGATGGCCGATGG ATTAAATGGATCGAGTACGAGAATAAAGGTTTCAATGTATGTGGCGTAGGATACGATAATACTAGGCCTGAGAAGGTTTACAAAATCTTGGAGTATTTAGAGTGTCGCCGTGAAGAGAGCTCGAACGCATGCTACCAGAGAGTTGCGATCTACGAGTGTGCCTCTCATGCGTTCAAGTTTATTGATACTTCTAACAAGGTCTGGTTCATAAGCGATGTTCAACGATACAGTGTGTGCTTGAACGGAAATCTCTATTGGCTTTCTTTTGATGACTTTCGCATCCTATGCTTTGATTTCTCGAGGGAGATAGTCAAACCCTTTTGTCTCCTTCCGTGTCGGAAGTTTGATAAATGCGATTTACTTGCCCTCCAAGTTTTCAAGGGAGATAGGTTATCCTTGTTAAATCAATGTTGTAAGACAAGGACGATTGAGATTTGGgttacgaagaagaagattgattcTAGTAACAACAATGGATCAGACGAAGTTGTGTGGATTAGCTTGTTGACTTTGCCACCAAATAACTTGCCAAACTTATTTATTGTGTGTTATGGCATTAGTTACTTCATCTATGACAAGACCACCTTAATCATTTATTGTGAAGACGAGAACACTTCAGCGGCTTGCATCTATATCATCAGGGGGGATTTGTTCAAGAAGTTTGAAATTGATTCCTctgctttcttttgttatcaCTGTGTTTATGCTCCCAATTTTATCCCTCTTCCTTTAATGTAA
- a CDS encoding Protein phosphatase 2C family protein yields MQEGTDPYGEIEISFGYQCNNKKIGIPEDKIADGREVLGGFRLQKTSSFSCLSGAALSGNPTLANTNICNGVIGSEILPSLDSPKSFRKVPSSPALSKLDILSPSLHGSMVSLSCSSSTSPSPPEPESCYLTSMSSPSSVNEGFLLSAMEVQVAGGAAGEDRVQAVCSEENGWLFCAIYDGFNGRDAADFLACTLYESIVFHLQLLDRQMKQTKSDDDGEKLELLSNISNVDYSSTDLFRQGVLDCLNRALFQAETDFLRMVEQEMEERPDLVSVGSCVLVTLLVGKDLYVLNLGDSRAVLATYNGNKKLQAVQLTEDHTVDNEVEEARLLSEHLDDPKIVIGGKIKGKLKVTRALGVGYLKKEKLNDALMGILRVRNLLSPPYVSVEPSMRVHKITESDHFVIVASDGLFDFFSNEEAIGLVHSFVSSNPSGDPAKFLLERLVAKAAARAGKMLFC; encoded by the exons atgcagGAAGGGACTGATCCGTATGGTGAGATTGAGATAAGTTTTGGTTATCAATGCAATAATAAGAAGATAGGAATCCCTGAAGATAAAATTGCTGATGGTCGTGAGGTTCTTGGTGGGTTTAGGCTACAAAAGACTAGCagtttctcttgtttatcAGGAGCTGCTTTAAGTGGAAACCCCACTTTAGCCAATACTAATATCTGCAATGGAGTCATTGGTTCTGAGATATTGCCGTCTCTGGATTCTCCGAAATCTTTCAGGAAAGTTCCGTCTTCGCCTGCGCTTTCGAAGCTTGATAtactctctccttctctccatGGAAGTATGGTGAGTCTAAGCTGCAGCTCGTCTACTAGTCCGAGTCCTCCTGAGCCTGAATCTTGTTACTTGACGTCAATGAGTTCTCCTTCTTCTGTTAATGAAgggtttcttctctctgctaTGGAAGTTCAAGTTGCGGGTGGTGCTGCAGGGGAAGATAGAGTTCAAGCTGTTTGCTCTGAGGAGAATGGTTGGTTGTTTTGCGCTATCTATGATGGATTCAACGGAAGAGATGCTGCTGATTTCTTGGCATGTACTTTATATGAGTCCATTGTGTTTCATCTTCAGTTGCTTGATCGTCAAATGAAGCAAACAAAGTCCGATGATGATGGCGAAAAGTTGGAATTGTTATCAAATATAAGTAATGTAGATTACTCTTCCACTGATTTGTTCAGGCAAGGAGTACTAGATTGCTTGAACCGTGCGCTTTTTCAGGCGGAAACCGATTTCCTAAGGATGGTTGAGcaagaaatggaagaaagaCCGGATTTAGTATCCGTTGGATCTTGTGTTTTGGTCACTCTCCTGGTTGGGAAGGATCTATACGTCCTTAATCTTGGTGATAGCAGAGCTGTTCTAGCGACCTACAATGGTAATAAGAAGCTGCAAGCTGTTCAGCTCACAGAGGATCATACAGTTGATAACGAAGTCGAAGAAGCTAGACTCTTAAGTGAGCATCTTGATGATCCTAAGATCGTTATTGGTGGGAAAATCAAAGGAAAGCTTAAAGTTACTCGTGCTCTCGGAGTTGGTTACTTGAAGAAG GAGAAACTAAATGATGCACTCATGGGGATCCTCCGCGTTCGTAACCTTTTGAGCCCGCCTTATGTTTCAGTGGAACCATCGATGAGAGTTCACAAGATAACGGAATCAGATCACTTTGTTATAGTTGCAAGCGatggtttgtttgatttcttcagcAACGAGGAAGCGATTGGGCTCGTCCATTCCTTCGTTTCTAGTAATCCTTCTGGTGATCCAGCAAAGTTTCTGCTTGAACGTCTTGTAGCTAAAGCTGCTGCTCGTGCTGGTAAGATgcttttttgttaa
- a CDS encoding Protein phosphatase 2C family protein, with amino-acid sequence MQEGTDPYGEIEISFGYQCNNKKIGIPEDKIADGREVLGGFRLQKTSSFSCLSGAALSGNPTLANTNICNGVIGSEILPSLDSPKSFRKVPSSPALSKLDILSPSLHGSMVSLSCSSSTSPSPPEPESCYLTSMSSPSSVNEGFLLSAMEVQVAGGAAGEDRVQAVCSEENGWLFCAIYDGFNGRDAADFLACTLYESIVFHLQLLDRQMKQTKSDDDGEKLELLSNISNVDYSSTDLFRQGVLDCLNRALFQAETDFLRMVEQEMEERPDLVSVGSCVLVTLLVGKDLYVLNLGDSRAVLATYNGNKKLQAVQLTEDHTVDNEVEEARLLSEHLDDPKIVIGGKIKGKLKVTRALGVGYLKKEKLNDALMGILRVRNLLSPPYVSVEPSMRVHKITESDHFVIVASDGLFDFFSNEEAIGLVHSFVSSNPSGDPAKFLLERLVAKAAARAGFTLEELTNVPAGRRRRYHDDVTIMVITLGTDQRTSKASTFV; translated from the exons atgcagGAAGGGACTGATCCGTATGGTGAGATTGAGATAAGTTTTGGTTATCAATGCAATAATAAGAAGATAGGAATCCCTGAAGATAAAATTGCTGATGGTCGTGAGGTTCTTGGTGGGTTTAGGCTACAAAAGACTAGCagtttctcttgtttatcAGGAGCTGCTTTAAGTGGAAACCCCACTTTAGCCAATACTAATATCTGCAATGGAGTCATTGGTTCTGAGATATTGCCGTCTCTGGATTCTCCGAAATCTTTCAGGAAAGTTCCGTCTTCGCCTGCGCTTTCGAAGCTTGATAtactctctccttctctccatGGAAGTATGGTGAGTCTAAGCTGCAGCTCGTCTACTAGTCCGAGTCCTCCTGAGCCTGAATCTTGTTACTTGACGTCAATGAGTTCTCCTTCTTCTGTTAATGAAgggtttcttctctctgctaTGGAAGTTCAAGTTGCGGGTGGTGCTGCAGGGGAAGATAGAGTTCAAGCTGTTTGCTCTGAGGAGAATGGTTGGTTGTTTTGCGCTATCTATGATGGATTCAACGGAAGAGATGCTGCTGATTTCTTGGCATGTACTTTATATGAGTCCATTGTGTTTCATCTTCAGTTGCTTGATCGTCAAATGAAGCAAACAAAGTCCGATGATGATGGCGAAAAGTTGGAATTGTTATCAAATATAAGTAATGTAGATTACTCTTCCACTGATTTGTTCAGGCAAGGAGTACTAGATTGCTTGAACCGTGCGCTTTTTCAGGCGGAAACCGATTTCCTAAGGATGGTTGAGcaagaaatggaagaaagaCCGGATTTAGTATCCGTTGGATCTTGTGTTTTGGTCACTCTCCTGGTTGGGAAGGATCTATACGTCCTTAATCTTGGTGATAGCAGAGCTGTTCTAGCGACCTACAATGGTAATAAGAAGCTGCAAGCTGTTCAGCTCACAGAGGATCATACAGTTGATAACGAAGTCGAAGAAGCTAGACTCTTAAGTGAGCATCTTGATGATCCTAAGATCGTTATTGGTGGGAAAATCAAAGGAAAGCTTAAAGTTACTCGTGCTCTCGGAGTTGGTTACTTGAAGAAG GAGAAACTAAATGATGCACTCATGGGGATCCTCCGCGTTCGTAACCTTTTGAGCCCGCCTTATGTTTCAGTGGAACCATCGATGAGAGTTCACAAGATAACGGAATCAGATCACTTTGTTATAGTTGCAAGCGatggtttgtttgatttcttcagcAACGAGGAAGCGATTGGGCTCGTCCATTCCTTCGTTTCTAGTAATCCTTCTGGTGATCCAGCAAAGTTTCTGCTTGAACGTCTTGTAGCTAAAGCTGCTGCTCGTGCTG GCTTTACCTTGGAAGAATTGACGAATGTTCCGGCTGGTAGGAGAAGGAGATATCATGACGATGTGACTATAATGGTAATCACTCTAGGTACCGATCAACGTACCTCAAAAGCTTCTACGTTCGtgtga
- a CDS encoding threonyl and alanyl tRNA synthetase second additional domain-containing protein (alanine-tRNA ligases;nucleic acid binding;ligases, forming aminoacyl-tRNA and related compounds;nucleotide binding;ATP binding; FUNCTIONS IN: alanine-tRNA ligase activity, ligase activity, forming aminoacyl-tRNA and related compounds, nucleotide binding, nucleic acid binding, ATP binding; INVOLVED IN: alanyl-tRNA aminoacylation, translation, tRNA aminoacylation; LOCATED IN: cytoplasm; CONTAINS InterPro DOMAIN/s: Threonyl/alanyl tRNA synthetase, SAD (InterPro:IPR012947), Alanyl-tRNA synthetase, class IIc, N-terminal (InterPro:IPR018164), Threonyl/alanyl tRNA synthetase, class II-like, putative editing domain (InterPro:IPR018163), Alanyl-tRNA synthetase, class IIc, core domain (InterPro:IPR018165); BEST Arabidopsis thaliana protein match is: Alanyl-tRNA synthetase (TAIR:AT1G50200.2); Has 8743 Blast hits to 8743 proteins in 2702 species: Archae - 421; Bacteria - 5873; Metazoa - 324; Fungi - 224; Plants - 107; Viruses - 0; Other Eukaryotes - 1794 (source: NCBI BLink).) produces the protein MDFPPTKLDYHVDMFNLQSHSRFLSLFKAQDGRIALILESTVFHPQGGGQPSDTGLIVFSGSDLKFSVQDVRSKDGIVLHYGVFEGSNPESGIDSEKGKEVYLTVDESRRKLNSRLHSAGHLLDMCMQKVGLGHLEPGKGYHFPDGPFVEYKGSVPQEEFQVKQKELEAEANELISKGGKVYAAILPYEEASVLCGGSLPDYISKGSTPRIIKLGDSPGCPCGGTHVSNLSDIISMKMRTKKGMTKVFYTIAS, from the exons ATGGATTTTCCTCCGACGAAGCTTGATTATCATGTAGACATGTTCAATCTTCAGTCTCATTCCAGATTTCTCTCCTTATTTAAG GCGCAAGATGGACGCATAGCTCTAATACTAGAATCAACGGTGTTTCATCCACAAGGTGGTGGCCAGCCGTCAGACACcggtttaattgttttctccGGTTCGGATTTGAAATTTTCCGTTCAAGATGTTCGATCGAAAGACGGAATT GTTCTCCATTACGGAGTTTTCGAAGGTTCGAATCCTGAAAGTGGAATTGATAGtgagaaagggaaagaagtTTACTTAACTGTTGATGAATCAAGGCGTAAACTCAATTCCAG GTTGCACTCAGCTGGACACTTGCTAGATATGTGTATGCAGAAAGTTGGGTTAGGACATTTGGAGCCTGGAAAAGGGTACCATTTTCCTGACGG TCCTTTTGTGGAATACAAAGGAAGCGTCCCACAGGAGGAGTTTCAGGTGAAGCAGAAAGAGTTGGAGGCAGAAGCTAACGAACTGATATCCAAAGGAGGAAAG GTTTATGCTGCTATATTGCCCTATGAAGAGGCATCTGTGCTCTGTGGTGGCAGTCTTCCTGATTATATTTCCAAG GGCAGCACTCCCCGGATCATAAAATTAGGTGACAGCCCCGGGTGTCCATGTGGTGGAACCCATGTCTCCAATTTATCCGATATCATAAGCATGAAG ATGAGAACAAAGAAAGGAATGACGAAAGTTTTCTACACCATTGCATCTTGA
- the RALF23 gene encoding rapid alkalinization factor 23 (rapid alkalinization factor 23 (RALF23); CONTAINS InterPro DOMAIN/s: Rapid ALkalinization Factor (InterPro:IPR008801); BEST Arabidopsis thaliana protein match is: ralf-like 33 (TAIR:AT4G15800.1); Has 261 Blast hits to 261 proteins in 20 species: Archae - 0; Bacteria - 0; Metazoa - 0; Fungi - 2; Plants - 259; Viruses - 0; Other Eukaryotes - 0 (source: NCBI BLink).) — MRGLSRNSGAAAIFAILLILAVHNWSVAVSSQSTEFAGDFPPFETECRGTIAECSVSAALGDGGDLFYGGGEMGEEFEMDSEINRRILATRRYISYGALRRNTIPCSRRGASYYNCRRGAQANPYSRGCSAITRCRRS, encoded by the coding sequence atgagaggACTCTCCAGAAACTCCGGCGCGGCGGCGATATTCGCGATTCTACTCATTCTCGCCGTTCATAACTGGTCCGTCGCCGTATCTTCTCAATCCACCGAATTCGCCGGAGATTTCCCTCCATTCGAAACAGAGTGCCGCGGTACAATTGCCGAGTGCTCTGTTTCCGCCGCCCTCGGAGACGGAGGAGATCTATTCTACGGCGGAGGAGAAATGGGAGAGGAGTTCGAGATGGACTCAGAGATCAACCGGCGCATATTAGCTACGAGGAGGTACATCAGCTATGGTGCGCTGAGGAGAAACACAATTCCGTGCTCACGTCGCGGCGCATCTTACTACAATTGTCGACGTGGCGCTCAGGCCAATCCTTACTCTCGTGGCTGCAGCGCCATCACTCGCTGCCGGCGCTCATGA
- a CDS encoding threonyl and alanyl tRNA synthetase second additional domain-containing protein, which produces MDFPPTKLDYHVDMFNLQSHSRFLSLFKAQDGRIALILESTVFHPQGGGQPSDTGLIVFSGSDLKFSVQDVRSKDGIVLHYGVFEGSNPESGIDSEKGKEVYLTVDESRRKLNSRLHSAGHLLDMCMQKVGLGHLEPGKGYHFPDGPFVEYKGSVPQEEFQVKQKELEAEANELISKGGKVYAAILPYEEASVLCGGSLPDYISKLRSTIGCL; this is translated from the exons ATGGATTTTCCTCCGACGAAGCTTGATTATCATGTAGACATGTTCAATCTTCAGTCTCATTCCAGATTTCTCTCCTTATTTAAG GCGCAAGATGGACGCATAGCTCTAATACTAGAATCAACGGTGTTTCATCCACAAGGTGGTGGCCAGCCGTCAGACACcggtttaattgttttctccGGTTCGGATTTGAAATTTTCCGTTCAAGATGTTCGATCGAAAGACGGAATT GTTCTCCATTACGGAGTTTTCGAAGGTTCGAATCCTGAAAGTGGAATTGATAGtgagaaagggaaagaagtTTACTTAACTGTTGATGAATCAAGGCGTAAACTCAATTCCAG GTTGCACTCAGCTGGACACTTGCTAGATATGTGTATGCAGAAAGTTGGGTTAGGACATTTGGAGCCTGGAAAAGGGTACCATTTTCCTGACGG TCCTTTTGTGGAATACAAAGGAAGCGTCCCACAGGAGGAGTTTCAGGTGAAGCAGAAAGAGTTGGAGGCAGAAGCTAACGAACTGATATCCAAAGGAGGAAAG GTTTATGCTGCTATATTGCCCTATGAAGAGGCATCTGTGCTCTGTGGTGGCAGTCTTCCTGATTATATTTCCAAG TTACGTTCCACCATAGGATGTCTCTGA